In Castanea sativa cultivar Marrone di Chiusa Pesio chromosome 6, ASM4071231v1, a single window of DNA contains:
- the LOC142638479 gene encoding cytochrome c oxidase copper chaperone 1-like — MGELNIENASSALALRVSPLKQESAVTTGPDTKPKKKICCACPDTKKLRDECIVEHGEDACAKWIDAHRQCLRAEGFNV; from the coding sequence ATGGGTGAGTTGAACATAGAGAATGCTTCCTCTGCCTTAGCTTTGCGAGTTTCACCGCTAAAGCAAGAGTCAGCTGTTACAACTGGTCCAGATACCAAGCCAAAGAAGAAAATCTGCTGTGCTTGCCCTGACACTAAGAAGCTGAGAGATGAATGCATCGTGGAGCATGGTGAAGATGCTTGTGCTAAATGGATAGATGCTCATCGTCAGTGCCTTCGGGCAGAGGGCTTTAATGTTTGA